A window of Mustela nigripes isolate SB6536 chromosome 9, MUSNIG.SB6536, whole genome shotgun sequence contains these coding sequences:
- the SEC16A gene encoding protein transport protein Sec16A isoform X7 yields MQPPPQAAPSGMVGPPPAGTPQSMFWSNRPYRRQANNNAPVTPITCPLQPVTDPFAFSRQALQSTSLGSSSKSSPPLLQGPAPPAFLQHPGLSVAHTNAEDTPQGPMSQPRADGSLFSGVLTPSVPSDPEGNRSTTVAPSSEPETQTLPHPQCVPGAGVDSSHGGRPHTNTLGPDWPLSRQNPHDSATASAPSPFFPQPRQQMPGQWGPGQGGAQPSGQHYWPRPEGPIQNALPHTSSVSHFPAPSTLHHGPSHEQLNPLVSLPGPLASDGSNEAACLQSGNRSANNFDPENVFRQNSKAGSTRASQELRPNPGVNKEQLPDLALSNPLTQGTSPESHLHCPPGAGTSRAVSEVDSGALPMVFQGGETENEENLSSENTGSAGRSDFGGFSPSPALGHPPAHVGAGGIYQAFPRGSNSEATQQGRHPHPYLYQTAGAPPDHPPAASAPGTAWGGAPGAGVHATSSTQSENVEDLEFIQNQEVLPSEPQSLDLSSPSDQVRYGPLSGPAVPRLGVVGHSGGGGPNLEAPDSAPHPVQSDGVSSGYSSKSHRNLPSVARPQDVGTFIQQEVGKPEDESPGSFFKQIDSSPVGGETDETTGNQSHHGSLSQPSTPSPPKPTGIFQTSANSSFEPVKSHLVGVKPIEADRANMVGEVRGAIAHQKQRRPAAAPPDTSPGNLEQPPDNMETLFTLQACSPPFSVPAEPGHGLMHTGGPPLEILPLAAEKRPLARAQGVVKCESPVTTLWAQNELPDFGGNVLLAPAAPALHMPVKPPPSEVIQPPDEGVSAPQARQPGSGLLQSGDSTGASENLENPPKMGEEEALPSQASSGYASLLSSPPTESLQNPPVLIAQPDRSYNLAQPINFSVSLPSPNEKNHPWRDALVGDKPLASSWALGGDSGDSTPVSGNTAGPLTRLPLPNSFAHSGFPQVPGTSEIASNQPATLLVQPPPHPVPKNLVSESQNTDNAENGFPELVSGPAGSTGVTLVPPANAATAPAGHKADRASQREETSGALDLTPSRTLESSLRMCSPPHSDSSACQHAASSHPRPPGPGPRNSDHFYQQVMKDTQDQRGLERAQQEPAPPPPQGPKLTCSEPSDPGSPPVQGQPQNSVPPPPSPAPADTGQPLPPRPPRSSSASVASASSSQAAVRSDQPWLQPPPPDLASYYYYRALYDGCQSHYPSSYPLEPGAAPLYYQDIYGLYEPRYRSYDSTASAYAENYRYSEPERPSSRASHCSDRPPARHGYPEGYYDSKSGWSSQSDHYADYYSGQYEYGDPGRWDRYHYGSRFRDPRTCDRRYWYDAEYDAYRKENYAYGDRSERYDDPWRYDPRFTGSFDDDPEPHRDPYGEEADRRSVHSERSAQSLRSSFSSHSRQSQIYRNHSVAAAPYEVPPPPGSLPGDYAYGAYGSNFGSAQGFPEYGYAAEAGWPTTEQAPSRPTSPEKFSVPHVCARFGPGGQLIKVIPNLPSEGQPALVEIHSMETLLQHTPEQEELRSFPGPLGKDDTHKADVINFAQSKATNCLQNQNLIDKESASLLWNFIVLLCRQNGTVVGTDLAELLLRDHRTVWLPGKSPNEANLIDFTNEAVEQVEEEESGEAQLSFLTDNQAAGSNTLEKETERFRELLLYGRKKDALESAMKNALWGHALLLASKMDSRTHARVMTRFANSLPINDPLQTVYQLMSGRMPAASTCCGDEKWGDWRPHLAMVLSNLSSNVDVESRAMATMGDTLASKGLLDAAHFCYLMAQVGLGVYTKKTTKLVLIGSNHSLPFLKFATNEAIQRTEAYEYAQSLGAQTCSFPNFQVFKFIYSCRLAEMGLATQAFHYCEVIAKSVLLQPHKHSPVLISQLAQVASQLRLFDPQLREKPEQEAFVEPAWLVQLQRVDRQLKEGAAVWSRDGTFPQRCPSTPSSEAGPCDGLALGPPGGLGAGNPLLAPPVPSAEHLGQGVRLLPSAPPTLPDSQPALPARVPLFPVPPATGPLELGPSCGPPAAVFGFPEPSGSDPAALYMGPGLPPCAPSLPESEHAPQEARSQDPGAMLPEALGRSSLLELREEGFGGKFANLGSSGVSQDSDAPPAGEGASSSALQPPTSAPDVKRPAPANRKDTREPKKSGESWFSRWLPGKRRTEAYLPDDKNKSIVWDEKKNRWVDVSEPEEERKAPPPPPISLPKAPLAAPPGPGGPPRASVNMFSRKAAGARARYVDVLNPGGPQRSEPALAPAELFAPLAPLPIPAHVFGPNPDAEEVPPAGGVGREGQVPAGGPASAEPASEPQAFSSATSLAGHELPPAGEDGSRGGEAPSDHPGAAVPFYSPAPFAQASAPSGGSRMGRIGQRKYPALS; encoded by the exons ATGCAGCCGCCGCCGCAGGCAGCCCCGTCAGGCATGGTTGGGCCTCCTCCAGCTGGGACTCCTCAGAGCATGTTCTGGTCCAACAGACCGTACAGGAGACAGGCAAATAATAATGCACCCGTAACTCCGATCACCTGCCCGCTGCAGCCGGTGACGGATCCGTTTGCTTTTAGTAGACAGGCGCTACAAAGTACATCCTTGGGCAGTTCGTCCAAAAGCAGCCCACCCCTTCTGCAAGGCCCGGCCCCACCAGCGTTCCTTCAGCACCCTGGTCTGTCTGTGGCTCACACGAATGCTGAGGATACTCCCCAAGGACCGATGTCGCAGCCCAGAGCAGATGGCAGTCTGTTTTCCGGTGTGCTGACCCCTTCAGTACCATCAGATCCCGAGGGGAACAGGAGTACCACAGTGGCTCCCAGCTCAGAACCTGAAACTCAGACTCTGCCACATCCTCAGTGTGTTCCAGGAGCGGGTGTGGACAGCTCTCATGGGGGCCGTCCGCATACGAACACGCTTGGGCCCGATTGGCCCCTGAGTAGGCAGAACCCACACGACAGTGCCACGGCATCAGCAccatcccctttcttccctcagCCTCGTCAGCAGATGCCAGGGCAGTGGGGACCAGGGCAGGGAGGCGCACAACCCTCAGGTCAACATTATTGGCCCCGCCCGGAAGGACCTATTCAGAATGCGCTGCCCCACACCTCCAGCGTTTCTCACTTCCCTGCTCCGTCTACCCTGCATCATGGTCCCAGCCAcgagcagctcaacccactggtGTCTTTGCCAGGACCCTTAGCCAGTGATGGAAGCAATGAGGCAGCCTGCCTGCAAAGTGGAAACCGTTCAGCAAATAACTTTGATCCTGAAAATGTGTTCAGGCAAAATTCTAAAGCTGGGAGTACTCGGGCGAGCCAGGAGCTCAGGCCAAATCCAGGAGTGAACAAAGAGCAGTTGCCGGACCTTGCTCTCAGTAATCCCCTCACTCAGGGTACTAGCCCAGAAAGCCATTTGCACTGCCCCCCAGGGGCCGGGACCAGCCGGGCCGTGTCAGAAGTGGACTCCGGGGCGCTCCCCATGGTTTTCCAAGGAGGGGAGACAGAAAATGAGGAGAACCTCTCATCCGAAAACACCGGCTCTGCTGGTCGGTCTGACTTTGGtggcttctcccccagccccgcaCTTGGTCACCCTCCTGCACACGTGGGAGCAGGTGGCATCTACCAGGCCTTTCCCAGAGGTTCCAACAGCGAGGCCACGCAGCAGGGAAGACACCCGCACCCTTACCTTTATCAGACCGCAGGCGCCCCACCTGACCACCCCCCCGCAGCAAGTGCTCCCGGGACCGCGTGGGGCGGTGCACCCGGCGCAGGGGTGCACGCGACCAGCAGCACGCAGTCTGAGAATGTAGAAGACCTTGAATTCATTCAGAATCAGGAAGTTCTGCCAAGTGAGCCTCAGAGTTTGGACCTTTCCTCCCCCAGCGATCAGGTCAGATATGGGCCCTTGTCCGGGCCAGCCGTTCCCAGGCTCGGCGTTGTGGGCCACTCTGGGGGCGGGGGCCCAAATCTCGAGGCCCCAGATTCAGCGCCGCACCCCGTGCAGTCTGATGGTGTGTCATCCGGTTACAGCAGCAAGAGCCACAGGAATCTCCCGAGTGTAGCCAGGCCCCAAGATGTAGGCACTTTCATTCAGCAAGAAGTTGGAAAACCTGAAGATGAGTCTCCAGGGAGTTTTTTTAAGCAAATTGATTCTTCTCCTGTGGGAGGAGAGACCGACGAGACCACTGGGAACCAGAGTCACCACGGCAGCCTGTCCCAGCCCTCAACCCCAAGCCCCCCAAAACCCACTGGAATATTTCAGACAAGTGCAAATAGTTCTTTTGAACCAGTGAAATCCCACTTAGTTGGAGTCAAACCCATCGAGGCCGATCGCGCCAACATGGTGGGTGAGGTGAGAGGGGCCATTGCCCACCAGAAGCAGCGCAGACCCGCTGCTGCCCCGCCTGACACCTCCCCCGGCAACCTGGAGCAGCCCCCGGACAACATGGAGACCCTGTTCACGCTCCAGGCCTGTTCTCCCCCCTTTTCTGTACCTGCGGAGCCGGGGCACGGGCTCATGCACACCGGGGGACCACCCCTGGAAATTCTGCCCCTGGCAGCCGAGAAAAGGCCTTTGGCCAGAGCCCAGGGGGTTGTGAAGTGTGAGAGCCCAGTGACGACGTTGTGGGCGCAGAACGAGTTGCCAGATTTTGGAGGCAACGTCCTTCTAGCTCCAGCTGCTCCTGCGCTGCACATGCCTGTGAAACCGCCGCCGTCGGAAGTGATTCAGCCTCCAGATGAGGGCGTGTCCGCTCCGCAGGCCCGGCAACCAGGCTCCGGCCTTCTGCAGAGTGGGGACAGCACTGGTGCTTCTGAGAACCTCGAGAACCCTCCCAAGATGGGAGAAGAGGAGGCCCTCCCGTCCCAGGCAAGTTCTGGCTATGCCAGTCTCTTATCCTCGCCGCCCACTGAATCTTTGCAGAACCCACCAGTCTTGATTGCCCAGCCTGATCGAAGCTATAATTTGGCTCAGCCCATTAATTTTTCTGTGTCCTTACCGAGTCCTAATGAGAAGAATCATCCCTGGAGAGATGCTTTGGTCGGGGATAAACCCTTGGCAagcagctgggctctggggggGGACTCTGGAGACAGCACCCCTGTGTCTGGGAACACAGCCGGCCCTCTCACCCGCTTGCCTTTGCCTAACAGTTTTGCGCACAGTGGTTTTCCACAAGTTCCTGGTACTTCAGAAATAGCTTCTAATCAACCTGCTACTTTGCTGGTTCAGCCACCACCTCATCCAGTTCCAAAGAACTTGGTTTCAGAAAGCCAAAATACTGACAACGCAGAGAACGGTTTTCCCGAGTTGGTTAGTGGCCCTGCTGGAAGCACAGGCGTGACGTTGGTGCCGCCTGCGAATGCTGCCACAGCACCTGCTGGCCATAAGGCAGATCGCGCCAGTCAGCGGGAAGAAACTTCTGGAGCCCTAGACCTCACACCCAGTAGGACTTTGGAAAGTTCTCTAAGAATGTGTAGCCCACCCCATTCTGACAGCTCCGCGTGTCAGCACGCCGCCAGCAGTCATCCGAGGCCACCTGGGCCAGGGCCGCGTAACTCAGACCATTTCTACCAACAGGTGATGAAAGACACTCAGGACCAGCGTGGCCTCGAGAGAGCCCAGCAGGAGCCAGCACCGCCTCCTCCACAAGGGCCCAAACTGACATGTTCAGAACCTTCAGACCCGGGAAGTCCACCTGTGCAGGGACAGCCCCAAAACTCGGTCCCACCACCCCCAAGTCCAGCTCCGGCTGACACAGGTCAGCCGCTGCCACCCCGGCCACCTCGGTCTTCCAGTGCATCAGTCGCGTCTGCCAGCTCGAGCCAGGCAGCCGTGCGGTCGGACCAGCCCTGGCTGCAGCCGCCGCCTCCAGACCTGGCATCTTACTACTATTACAGAGCGCTGTACGATGGCTGCCAGTCCCATTACCCCTCGTCGTACCCGCTGGAGCCTGGCGCGGCCCCCCTCTATTACCAG GACATCTACGGCCTGTATGAGCCCAGGTACAGGTCCTACGACAGCACGGCGTCTGCCTATGCTGAGAACTACCGCTACTCCGAGCCTGAGCGACCCAGCTCCCGAGCAAGTCACTGCTCAGACCGGCCGCCTGCCAG GCACGGGTACCCCGAAGGTTACTACGATTCCAAAAGCGGATGGAGCAGCCAGAGTGACCACTATGCGGACTACTACTCCGGCCAGTACGAGTATGGAG ACCCAGGTCGCTGGGACCGGTACCACTATGGTTCCAGATTCAGGGATCCCCGCACCTGTGACCGGAGGTATTGGTATGACGCTGAATACGATGCGTACAGGAAAGAGAACTATGCTTACGGCGACAG GTCCGAGAGGTATGATGACCCCTGGAGGTACGACCCTCGCTTCACGGGCAGTTTTGACGACGACCCCGAGCCCCACAGGGATCCTTACGGGGAAGAAGCGGACAGGCGCAGCGTGCACAGCGAGCGCTCGGCCCAGAGCCTGCGCAGTAGCTTCAGCTCCCACTCGCGCCAG AGTCAGATTTACAGAAATCACAGTGTGGCTGCCGCTCCCTATGAGGTCCCACCTCCTCCCGGCTCCTTGCCTGGCGATTATGCGTACGGCGCCTACGGCAGCAATTTTGGCAGTGCCCAGGGCTTCCCGGAGTACGGCTATGCTGCCGAAGCGGGCTGGCCCACCACGGAGCAAG CTCCGTCGAGACCAACTTCTCCGGAGAAGTTCTCAGTGCCTCACGTCTGTGCCAGGTTCGGGCCTGGGGGTCAGCTCATCAAAGTGATCCCGAATCTGCCCTCGGAAGGACAGCCTGCACTGGTTGAAATTCACAGCATGGAG ACCTTGCTGCAGCACACGCCGGAGCAGGAGGAGCTGCGCTCATTCCCGGGCCCGCTCGGCAA GGATGATACCCATAAAGCGGATGTTATTAACTTCGCACAGAGCAAAGCGACAAACTGTTTGCAGAACCAGAATTTAATTGACAAAGAGTCTGCGAGTCTCCTTTGGAATTTTATTGTTCTCTTGTGCAGACAGAACGGG ACCGTGGTGGGAACAGACCTCGCCGAGCTTTTGTTACGAGACCACAGAACCGTGTGGCTTCCTGGGAAGTCACCCAACGAGGCCAACCTGATCGATTTTACTAACGAGGCTGTGgagcaggtagaggaagaggagTCCGGGGAGGCCCAGCTCTCGTTTCTCACCGACAACCAGGCTGCTGGCAGCAACACCCTCGAGAAGGAGACGGAGAGATTCCGGGAGCTGCTGCTGTATGGCCGCAAGAAG GATGCTTTAGAGTCTGCGATGAAAAATGCCTTATGGGGTCATGCTCTGCTGCTTGCAAGTAAGATGGACAGCCGGACACACGCCCGCGTCATGACCAG GTTTGCCAACAGTCTTCCAATCAATGACCCTTTGCAGACAGTGTACCAGCTGATGTCAGGGCGGATGCCTGCTGCGTCCACG TGTTGTGGAGACGAGAAGTGGGGTGATTGGAGGCCGCATCTTGCTATGGTTTTGTCCAATCTGAGCAGCAACGTGGATGTGGAGTCCAGGGCCATGGCCACCATGGGCGACACTCTGG CTTCCAAAGGTCTCTTAGATGCCGCGCACTTCTGCTACCTCATGGCCCAGGTCGGATTGGGGgtttacacaaagaaaacaacaaaacttgtTTTAATTGGATCGAACCACAG tTTGCCATTTTTAAAGTTTGCAACCAATGAAGCTATCCAGAGGACAGAAGCCTACGAGTACGCCCAGTCTCTTGGGGCGCAGACCTGTTCCTTCCCCAATTTCCAG GTGTTCAAGTTCATCTACTCCTGCCGCCTGGCTGAAATGGGGCTGGCCACACAGGCCTTCCACTACTGTGAGGTGATCGCCAAGAGCGTCCTGCTGCAGCCACACAAGCACTCGCCCGTGCTCATCAGCCAGCTGGCTCAG GTCGCATCCCAGCTGCGGCTCTTCGACCCGCAGCTCCGAGAGAAGCCCGAGCAGGAGGCCTTCGTGGAGCCGGCCTGGTTGGTGCAGCTGCAGCGCGTGGACAGGCAGCTCAAG GAGGGCGCCGCGGTGTGGAGTCGGGATGGGACCTTCCCCCAGCGCTGTCCCAGCACCCCGAGCTCTGAGGCCGGCCCGTGTGATGGGCTGGCACTCGGCCCGCCCGGGGGCCTGGGCGCCGGCAATCCGCTGCTGGCGCCGCCTGTGCCCAGCGCTGAGCACCTCGGCCAGGGGGTGCGGCTGCTGCCTTCAG CTCCGCCGACGCTCCCCGACAGCCAGCCGGCCCTCCCCGCCAGGGTGCCATTGTTCCCGGTCCCCCCAGCCACGGGCCCCCTTGAGCTGGGGCCCAGCTGTGGACCCCCGGCAGCTGTCTTTGGCTTTCCAGAGCCCTCTGGGTCTGACCCTGCGGCTCTCTACATGGGGCCTGGCCTGCCCCCTTGCGCACCGTCTCTGCCGGAAAGTGAGCACGCACCCCAGGAGGCCAGGAGCCAGGACCCAG GGGCGATGCTTCCGGAGGCACTGGGTAGGAGCTCACTCCTGGAGCTGAGAGAAGAGGGTTTCGGTGGAAAATTTGCTAACCTG GGCTCCTCCGGCgtgtcccaggactctgacgCGCCCCCGGCGGGGGAGGGTGCTAGCTCCAGTGCTCTGCAGCCGCCGACGTCCGCTCCCGATGTGAAGAGACCCGCACCGGCAAACAGAAAAGACACTAGGGAGCCCAAGAAG AGCGGCGAGTCCTGGTTCTCCCGTTGGCTGCCGGGGAAAAGGAGGACAGAAGCTTACTTGCCGGACGACAAGAACAAATCA ATCGTCTGGGATGAGAAGAAGAACCGGTGGGTGGACGTCAGCGAGCCAGAGGAGGAG AGGAAGGCTCCGCCGCCCCCACCCATCTCGCTCCCCAAGGCTCCGCTTGCTGCGCCCCCTGGTCCTGGAGGGCCCCCGAGGGCCTCTGTGAACATGTTCTCTAGGAAAGCAG CTGGAGCCAGAGCACGCTACGTGGACGTGTTGAACCCCGGGGGGCCCCAGCGCAGCGAGCCGGCTCTGGCTCCTGCGGAGCTTTTTGCCCCCCTGGCCCCGCTCCCGATCCCTGCACACGTGTTCGGACCGAATCCAG ACGCAGAGGAAGTCCCACCCGCAGGGGGGGTCGGCAGGGAAGGGCAGGTGCCTGCAGGCGGTCCGGCCAGCGCAGAGCCGGCCTCGGAGCCCCAG GCGTTTAGCTCTGCCACTTCACTCGCTGGCCATGAGCTCCCACCCGCCGGCGAGGACGGCTCCCGCGGAGGAGAG GCTCCCAGTGACCACCCCGGGGCAGCCGTGCCCTTCTACAGCCCCGCTCCGTTTGCACAG GCCTCGGCCCCCTCCGGAGGCTCCAGGATGGGGAGGATTGGCCAGAGGAAGTACCCAGCGTTGAGCTAG